A segment of the Xenorhabdus bovienii SS-2004 genome:
CGATACCGAATACGCCTTATACACTGAATAGCAAAATGGTGCATTCAGGAATCAGTGATGGTCAGGGTATAGATCTTGCAGAAGGGCTAACCAGTACGCCCTTCACGGTCAAAATAGAACCGCCTCAGTCAGTGTAGCTGTTGTGCTTCATTAAGTGAGGTGTATAAACGGCGGTATATATTTTAGTAACAGGATGATATTGAAACTATTTTTATCAGGAAGACGGACATGATCGAAATCTTAAAAAAACATAAATATGATGATTTGGCTTTACACCAAAGTACCCAACCTGTCGCTGCGTGTGATTGTCATTTCGAAGAAAAAGACGGAAAACAGATTAAAGTTATTGATGTCCCTATACTCACCTGTGAGTGTGTCTGGCGCAGGTATCAGAAAGAGGCCGAAGACATTGTTGCACCCGGTGGTAAACTGATTGCCGACCCCAAAGAACGCAATAAACGTATTAACGCGGCTTACGCGAAACTTTGGCTGAACGACAATCGCTTCCAATGGGCGGGGCTTGCTGCTTTTGCTTCTAAGCAGGTGGGGTGCGGGTTGTTGCATGCCTCTGAGATGGCCAAAAAGAATCAAGCTCATCAAGATGCCAACAGACGTGTGCGTCAAAGCGCAAAAGAATTAGAACACACAATGGATAACCCACTTTACTTTCTTCATCCAAAGTTAAAAGCTCAAGGCGAAATAGCAATTGAAGATTTTCCTCGTGCCATAGAAGAAGCCAGAGAAGCCAGTAGAAACAATAAATTATCAATATTTTCCAATGTGCCGGGTCTTCAGCCAATTTCGGGTCTGGCACAGTATTCATTCAATTATGTCTATGACATGATGGCGCTGGGGAACACAACATTATTTTTGGATGTGTATCCATTGCATGCTTTTTATAAGCAACGTGGGTTGGAAGAACTCAAAACTTGTATAAAGAAGCGTGAAAATATTTATGGTAATAGCCAATTCCCAATATTGTGGCCGATAGGACAAGAAAAATTTACATTTGGCCGTTTCTATCCAGATATTCTATTCGCGTTTGAAGCGATAGAAGCAGGTGATATCGCTCAAGGTGTTGTGCATCTTGCCAACCACGAGCAAATCAACATATTACAACCCACTATGTACAGTGATACTCGTTTAGTAACATTCTTGTTTGGCAATCAGATTTCCTTTGTCACAGGACTCCCTTCTGGTGTCGCGGAATCTGTTGAATTAACGCTGGCGAGTCAGTGCAGACGTGTTGATGATGGCCGTACTATCGAATTTAGTGATGAGGCGCTGGCCGATCTTTCCGATATAAAACAACGTATGCCTTTCGTGTACAAGGCAGCAGAACGGTTTGATGAGATGCTGCATGATAGCAACC
Coding sequences within it:
- a CDS encoding DUF2515 family protein, producing MIEILKKHKYDDLALHQSTQPVAACDCHFEEKDGKQIKVIDVPILTCECVWRRYQKEAEDIVAPGGKLIADPKERNKRINAAYAKLWLNDNRFQWAGLAAFASKQVGCGLLHASEMAKKNQAHQDANRRVRQSAKELEHTMDNPLYFLHPKLKAQGEIAIEDFPRAIEEAREASRNNKLSIFSNVPGLQPISGLAQYSFNYVYDMMALGNTTLFLDVYPLHAFYKQRGLEELKTCIKKRENIYGNSQFPILWPIGQEKFTFGRFYPDILFAFEAIEAGDIAQGVVHLANHEQINILQPTMYSDTRLVTFLFGNQISFVTGLPSGVAESVELTLASQCRRVDDGRTIEFSDEALADLSDIKQRMPFVYKAAERFDEMLHDSNRSLLEESLQNIAAGRGVE